A window of the Rubeoparvulum massiliense genome harbors these coding sequences:
- a CDS encoding ABC transporter permease: protein MQAPDHYFVPRQIEVAEQNLIVRPSRSYWQDVWQRLMESRMAFIGLIVILLLIFMAIIGPLMVPYGYEQQVLEDQNQPPSSEHWFGTDHLGRDMFARTWYGARISLFIGMMAALIDVVIGVVYGGFSGYLGGRVDNWMMRIVDVLYGLPHLLVVILLMVVMEPGLTTIIVALTITGWVGMARIVRGQMLQLKSNEYVLAARTLGASSPRVIFRHLIPNTMGPIIVQMTLTVPAAIFAEAFLSFLGLGVQAPIASWGTMANDALGTILSGHWWRLFFPAFFISLTMLAFNLFGDGLQDALDPRLR, encoded by the coding sequence ATGCAAGCACCGGATCATTATTTCGTTCCACGACAGATTGAAGTAGCGGAACAGAATCTCATCGTTCGGCCAAGCCGTAGCTACTGGCAGGATGTATGGCAACGCTTAATGGAGAGCCGTATGGCCTTTATCGGTCTCATCGTCATCCTACTGTTAATCTTTATGGCCATCATCGGTCCCCTCATGGTGCCTTATGGCTATGAGCAGCAAGTACTAGAAGATCAGAATCAACCACCTTCCAGCGAGCATTGGTTTGGCACGGACCATCTTGGACGGGATATGTTTGCCCGTACCTGGTATGGCGCAAGAATCTCCCTCTTTATTGGAATGATGGCTGCCCTCATCGATGTGGTGATCGGCGTGGTCTATGGTGGATTCAGTGGCTATCTTGGCGGTCGTGTAGATAACTGGATGATGCGGATTGTGGATGTCCTCTATGGCTTACCCCATCTTCTTGTGGTGATCCTCCTTATGGTGGTGATGGAGCCGGGACTTACAACCATCATCGTTGCCCTCACGATTACAGGCTGGGTAGGGATGGCACGGATCGTACGGGGCCAGATGCTGCAGCTTAAGAGTAATGAATATGTGCTGGCTGCTCGCACATTAGGCGCATCAAGCCCACGTGTCATCTTTCGCCATCTCATTCCCAATACCATGGGTCCCATCATTGTGCAGATGACGCTCACCGTACCTGCTGCCATCTTTGCAGAGGCTTTCTTAAGCTTCTTAGGCTTAGGCGTACAGGCTCCCATTGCCAGCTGGGGTACCATGGCCAATGATGCGTTAGGCACCATTCTCTCAGGCCATTGGTGGCGCCTCTTTTTCCCAGCTTTCTTTATCTCCTTGACCATGCTCGCCTTCAATCTGTTTGGCGATGGGCTCCAGGATGCGCTAGATCCACGTCTCCGTTAA
- a CDS encoding ABC transporter permease: MKRYLLQRFIAMVLALWVIITLTFILMHLAPGDPFEKERSSNEVVMQNIRAYYQLDQPYMIQYFSYLRSILTLDFGPSLVKDTQTVNQMLASGFPVSLELGFWALLVATITGITLGVIAALRHNRLLDYGAMVVAVIGISVPNFIMAALLKKYLAVEWNLLPVATWGTPLHIVLPALALTFGPLAIIARLTRSNMLEVLTQDYIRTARAKGLHPVVIVLKHALRNALLPVVTLLGALIPGILTGSFVIEKIFAVPGIGGYFVESINNRDYPTIMGTTVLYSSFFILMMLVVDLAYSLLDPRIRLDQKGE, encoded by the coding sequence TTGAAACGGTATCTACTACAACGCTTCATCGCCATGGTGTTAGCCCTCTGGGTGATTATCACCCTTACCTTTATTCTCATGCATCTGGCACCAGGTGATCCCTTTGAGAAGGAACGTTCCAGCAATGAAGTGGTGATGCAGAATATCCGCGCCTACTATCAGCTGGATCAACCCTATATGATCCAGTATTTCTCCTATCTCAGGTCCATCTTAACCTTGGATTTTGGCCCTTCACTGGTGAAGGATACACAGACGGTAAATCAGATGCTGGCCAGCGGCTTTCCCGTCTCCTTGGAGCTAGGATTTTGGGCGCTACTAGTGGCGACCATTACCGGGATTACACTGGGAGTGATCGCTGCCCTCCGTCATAACCGTCTCCTGGATTATGGAGCGATGGTGGTGGCGGTCATTGGGATCTCCGTGCCCAATTTCATCATGGCAGCATTGCTGAAGAAATACCTCGCCGTAGAATGGAATCTCTTGCCGGTAGCCACCTGGGGGACACCGCTCCATATTGTGCTTCCAGCCTTGGCGCTCACCTTTGGTCCCCTCGCCATCATCGCCCGTCTCACTAGATCCAATATGCTGGAGGTCTTAACACAGGATTATATCCGAACCGCTCGTGCCAAAGGACTTCACCCCGTGGTGATCGTGCTGAAGCATGCGCTGCGCAATGCTTTGCTACCGGTGGTGACGCTCCTAGGCGCCTTGATTCCAGGTATTCTAACAGGGAGCTTCGTCATCGAGAAGATCTTCGCTGTTCCTGGAATCGGAGGATACTTTGTGGAGAGTATTAACAATCGTGATTATCCCACCATTATGGGAACCACCGTCCTCTACAGTAGCTTCTTCATCCTGATGATGCTGGTAGTGGATCTGGCTTATAGTCTCCTAGATCCACGGATTCGTCTGGATCAGAAAGGGGAGTAA
- a CDS encoding M55 family metallopeptidase — MKLYVSVDMEGITGMVDETYISSRQYQYQRGQRIMTTETNNVIEAAVAAGATEIIVNDSHSQMNNLLIEDLHPAAKLISGSPKPYSMVQGLDASFTAAIYVGYHARATTPGTLSHTMIFGVRHMWIDDRLLGELGLNAMLAGYYGVPVIMVAGDDYAAREAEELIPGVVTAVVKESISRSAALSLTPAKAGELLQAKTAEALTKLGSIEALQPPAQPVLRIQFVNCGHAELAHLLPGSELEDDHVTVRFAAKDMKEAYQAMLVMTELACMAKFS, encoded by the coding sequence TTGAAGCTTTATGTTTCCGTGGATATGGAAGGAATTACAGGCATGGTGGATGAAACATATATCTCCTCACGGCAATATCAGTACCAACGAGGGCAGAGAATCATGACTACAGAGACCAACAATGTGATCGAGGCAGCAGTGGCAGCAGGTGCAACGGAGATTATCGTCAATGATAGCCATTCCCAAATGAATAACTTACTGATCGAGGATCTACATCCTGCTGCGAAGCTCATCTCTGGATCGCCCAAGCCCTACTCCATGGTACAGGGCCTCGATGCTAGCTTTACTGCAGCCATTTATGTAGGGTATCATGCCCGTGCGACAACGCCTGGTACGTTAAGCCATACCATGATCTTTGGCGTTCGTCATATGTGGATCGATGATCGCTTATTGGGGGAGCTGGGATTGAATGCCATGCTGGCAGGCTACTATGGCGTTCCTGTCATTATGGTCGCAGGGGATGATTATGCAGCCAGAGAGGCAGAGGAGCTGATCCCCGGTGTGGTTACCGCAGTAGTGAAGGAGTCCATTTCTCGCTCAGCAGCGCTCAGCCTTACGCCTGCCAAGGCCGGGGAGCTCCTACAGGCGAAGACAGCGGAAGCATTGACGAAGCTTGGGTCTATTGAAGCGCTACAGCCACCAGCTCAGCCTGTCCTCCGTATTCAGTTCGTTAACTGTGGGCATGCAGAATTAGCTCATCTTCTCCCAGGCTCAGAGCTGGAGGACGATCACGTCACCGTCCGCTTCGCCGCGAAGGATATGAAGGAAGCTTATCAAGCGATGCTAGTCATGACAGAGCTAGCCTGCATGGCGAAATTTTCATGA
- the lysA gene encoding diaminopimelate decarboxylase, producing the protein MVLHGTSSVNAAGHLEIGGVDTVELAKQFGTPLYVYDVALIQQRAQQFLQVFAEEGLQAQVAYASKAFSSIAIIQLVDQLGLSLDVVSGGELYTAIQAGFPPERIHFHGNNKSPAEMEYAIQAGVGCFVADNFYEIAWLKRLSEQYKQSINLLLRITPGVEAHTHEYISTGQEDSKFGFDLVSGQATAAIEQVLQSSNLQLLGVHSHIGSQIFDPAGFIQAIQKIYLHLEQWEGQFGRRFPVLNVGGGFGIRYVEGDRPIPVEQHVHAIIITIREETTKRGWPMPEIWIEPGRSLVGDAGTTLYTIGSMKHVPGMHRYVAVDGGMTDNIRPALYHAQYEGVLANRMRDRAEQAFAIAGKCCETGDMLIWDLPLPQPEHGDLLAVFCTGAYGYAMASNYNRLPRPAIVFVENSEAQLVVERESYADLIRHDRPYSSSKKNPIHQP; encoded by the coding sequence ATGGTATTGCATGGGACCAGTAGCGTCAATGCAGCAGGCCATCTGGAGATCGGCGGGGTGGATACAGTTGAGTTAGCAAAGCAGTTTGGTACGCCTCTGTATGTGTATGACGTAGCACTTATTCAGCAGCGAGCTCAGCAATTTCTCCAGGTTTTTGCAGAGGAAGGGTTACAGGCACAGGTAGCCTATGCGAGTAAAGCGTTTAGCTCCATTGCTATCATTCAGCTGGTGGATCAATTGGGACTCAGCCTCGATGTGGTCTCTGGTGGCGAGCTCTACACGGCCATCCAAGCTGGATTTCCTCCAGAGCGGATTCACTTCCATGGGAATAATAAGAGTCCAGCGGAGATGGAATATGCCATCCAAGCCGGGGTGGGCTGTTTCGTCGCCGATAATTTCTACGAAATCGCCTGGCTCAAGAGACTGAGTGAGCAATATAAACAGAGCATTAATCTCCTCCTCCGTATAACCCCTGGTGTAGAGGCTCACACCCATGAGTATATCTCCACCGGTCAGGAGGATTCCAAGTTTGGCTTCGACCTCGTCAGTGGGCAGGCCACAGCGGCCATTGAGCAGGTGCTACAATCGTCCAATCTTCAGCTCTTAGGGGTCCACTCCCATATTGGCTCGCAGATCTTTGATCCTGCTGGCTTCATCCAAGCGATTCAGAAGATCTATCTCCATCTTGAGCAGTGGGAAGGCCAATTTGGACGACGCTTTCCTGTTCTTAATGTAGGGGGAGGCTTTGGAATCCGCTATGTGGAAGGGGATCGCCCCATTCCTGTGGAGCAGCATGTTCATGCCATTATTATCACGATTCGGGAGGAGACGACGAAGCGAGGCTGGCCCATGCCAGAGATCTGGATTGAGCCAGGGCGCTCCTTAGTAGGAGATGCAGGTACCACTCTCTATACCATCGGTTCTATGAAGCATGTACCTGGGATGCATCGTTATGTAGCGGTAGATGGCGGTATGACGGACAATATCCGACCTGCCCTCTATCATGCTCAGTATGAAGGGGTCTTGGCCAATCGGATGCGGGATCGAGCAGAGCAGGCCTTCGCCATCGCTGGGAAGTGCTGTGAGACAGGCGATATGCTGATCTGGGATCTTCCCTTGCCCCAGCCGGAGCACGGGGATCTTCTCGCTGTCTTTTGTACAGGTGCTTACGGCTATGCCATGGCCAGCAACTATAATCGCCTTCCCCGACCCGCCATCGTCTTCGTAGAGAATAGTGAGGCTCAGCTTGTGGTGGAACGGGAGAGCTATGCCGATCTAATTCGCCATGATCGTCCCTATTCTTCATCCAAAAAGAACCCAATCCATCAGCCATAA
- a CDS encoding C40 family peptidase, giving the protein MRELGRREASRGRWGVVKAAVATLWTHPMSCEAVDRLVLGEHPQLNQWLERLGEGGRLRLWETNRIQSQLLMGTPVEVIDQTDSWFQVVVPSQSSEKEKRGYPGWLPAQQIAMVTPGEWAVARQLYGGDIPAMLNEAKAAVQFVPYVVVTEPLTTLVLANEAREEAGEEGEGAKVPSMNKQEVILSYQTRLPLAESRIKTSQEANTSGSSAWLQVETPLGSGVVARDHVRVVTTTQPLLPPREGAELIAQGQRFLGLPYLWGGMSAYGYDCSGFAYSIHQAFGITIPRDASDQSEAGQPITQDQLQPGDLLFFAYEQGRGRVHHVGFYGGNGRMLHSPYTGKSIEIIAIAGTIYEEEFCGARRYWTETN; this is encoded by the coding sequence ATGAGAGAGCTTGGGAGAAGAGAAGCGAGTCGAGGGCGATGGGGCGTCGTGAAGGCGGCTGTGGCTACGCTTTGGACCCACCCCATGAGCTGTGAAGCGGTGGATCGGCTAGTATTGGGAGAGCATCCCCAGCTAAATCAATGGTTGGAGCGATTGGGGGAAGGTGGACGCCTCCGCCTCTGGGAGACCAACAGGATTCAGAGTCAGCTCCTCATGGGCACACCAGTAGAGGTAATTGATCAGACCGATTCGTGGTTCCAAGTGGTGGTTCCCTCACAGTCGAGTGAGAAGGAAAAACGAGGCTATCCTGGTTGGCTCCCTGCGCAGCAGATTGCCATGGTGACTCCTGGAGAATGGGCTGTTGCCAGGCAGCTTTATGGGGGCGATATCCCAGCTATGCTGAACGAGGCTAAAGCAGCGGTGCAGTTCGTCCCTTATGTGGTTGTCACGGAACCATTGACTACATTGGTTCTAGCTAACGAGGCTAGAGAAGAGGCTGGAGAAGAAGGGGAGGGTGCCAAGGTGCCCTCGATGAATAAGCAGGAGGTCATTCTGAGCTATCAGACCCGCCTTCCCCTTGCAGAGAGTCGTATAAAAACCAGTCAAGAAGCGAATACGAGCGGGTCATCTGCCTGGCTTCAGGTAGAGACACCCCTCGGGTCCGGTGTGGTGGCACGGGATCATGTTCGAGTAGTAACCACAACACAACCCTTGCTCCCACCACGGGAGGGAGCAGAGCTGATTGCCCAAGGGCAGCGCTTCCTAGGGCTTCCTTATCTATGGGGTGGGATGTCCGCCTATGGTTACGATTGCTCTGGCTTTGCCTATAGCATACATCAGGCATTTGGTATAACCATCCCCCGTGATGCCAGTGATCAGAGTGAGGCAGGTCAGCCCATTACACAGGATCAGCTGCAACCGGGGGATCTGCTGTTCTTTGCCTATGAGCAGGGGCGAGGGCGGGTCCATCATGTGGGATTCTATGGAGGGAACGGACGAATGCTCCATTCACCGTATACCGGAAAGAGCATTGAAATCATCGCTATTGCTGGGACGATCTACGAAGAAGAGTTTTGTGGAGCAAGACGTTACTGGACAGAGACGAATTAG
- a CDS encoding mandelate racemase/muconate lactonizing enzyme family protein yields MRITSVEVKRQLHQLKVPFRTALRTVTATEAVTVRLDTDEGIIGWGEAVPTLEITGESTDSIEWAIKAVLAPAIIGLDLLDYEQVFHRIHQVMVGNTSAKAAVDMACYDCLSQFAGLPLYRYLGGVRTQLETDYTVGIATLEEMAAQAAQLANREFRILKIKAGKGEINDDLTKIKAVHQAAGAGVLLRIDANQGWNVKEAIRAIHMLEDWGIPIEFVEQPVKAHDLEGLKAITDAVSTPIMADESLFSPQDALQLLKLRAVDLFNIKLMKSGGIRHALQIYELAASAGVECMVGSMIESRLSVTAAAHFAASKPGITRVDFDAPLMLSNDPTVGGICYEGRMIQLPTKPGLGAAHPRYIGVQVYAKGDGR; encoded by the coding sequence GTGAGAATAACCAGTGTGGAAGTGAAACGTCAGCTTCATCAGCTGAAGGTGCCTTTTCGGACAGCGCTACGTACCGTCACTGCAACAGAGGCTGTAACAGTACGTCTGGATACCGATGAAGGAATCATAGGCTGGGGTGAAGCAGTGCCCACCTTGGAGATTACAGGTGAGAGTACAGACAGTATTGAGTGGGCTATTAAAGCGGTCTTAGCACCTGCTATCATTGGGCTAGATCTCCTGGATTATGAGCAGGTTTTTCACCGCATCCATCAGGTGATGGTGGGGAATACCAGCGCCAAGGCGGCGGTGGATATGGCCTGCTATGATTGTTTGAGCCAGTTTGCTGGACTTCCTCTCTATCGGTACTTAGGTGGTGTTCGTACACAGCTGGAGACTGACTATACTGTAGGGATCGCCACCCTTGAGGAGATGGCAGCACAGGCAGCCCAACTGGCGAACCGAGAGTTCAGAATTTTAAAAATTAAGGCGGGCAAAGGAGAGATCAACGACGATTTAACCAAGATTAAAGCGGTTCATCAAGCGGCTGGGGCAGGGGTTCTTCTGCGCATTGATGCCAATCAAGGCTGGAATGTGAAGGAAGCCATCCGGGCCATTCATATGCTAGAGGACTGGGGTATTCCCATTGAGTTTGTGGAACAGCCGGTGAAGGCCCATGATCTAGAAGGGTTGAAGGCGATTACTGATGCAGTCTCCACACCCATTATGGCCGATGAAAGCCTTTTCTCCCCTCAGGATGCCTTACAGCTCTTGAAGCTTCGTGCCGTGGATCTCTTCAATATCAAGCTGATGAAGAGCGGAGGGATTAGGCATGCCCTGCAGATCTACGAGCTGGCAGCAAGTGCAGGGGTGGAGTGTATGGTAGGGAGTATGATCGAATCACGGCTCAGTGTAACAGCCGCTGCTCATTTTGCAGCGAGCAAGCCGGGGATTACTCGTGTCGATTTTGATGCGCCACTAATGCTGAGCAACGATCCTACAGTAGGGGGGATTTGCTACGAGGGTAGGATGATCCAGCTTCCTACGAAGCCAGGCCTAGGTGCTGCGCATCCCCGCTATATCGGGGTTCAAGTCTATGCTAAAGGGGATGGAAGATGA
- the murA gene encoding UDP-N-acetylglucosamine 1-carboxyvinyltransferase, protein MDKIIVRGGHKLHGTVRAHGAKNAVLPILAATILCKRGENVLYEIPPLQDVSTIIRVLETLGITTERVGDALHIDARHLTMTEAPYEYVRKMRASFLVMGPLLARVGKARIPLPGGCAIGSRPIDLHLKGFQAMGATIDMENGCIEARINGRLQGAKIYLDIASVGATENIMMAATLAEGTTIIENAAQEPEIVDLANFLNSMGASIVGAGTSEIRIEGVAELQATRHYVISDRIEVGTFMVAAAITRGDVTILNAIPDHLRSITAKLREMGVGVEQGEDSIRVYAKDPLKPVDVKTMPYPGFPTDMQAQMMALLLTVNGSSVISETVFENRFMHCEEFKRMNAKIKIDGRTALVEGGDHLSGAKVCATDLRAAAALVLLGLAADGETEVTGLEHLDRGYVHFVEKLQQLGADICRIQEREVIQEEEDELLYAAAAGIPPLIRLVHE, encoded by the coding sequence TTGGATAAAATCATCGTCCGCGGGGGACATAAACTACATGGAACCGTTCGCGCTCATGGAGCAAAAAATGCCGTATTACCCATCTTAGCTGCCACGATTCTCTGCAAGCGTGGGGAGAATGTGTTGTACGAGATCCCACCATTACAGGATGTAAGTACCATCATCCGAGTTCTTGAGACATTAGGGATCACCACAGAGCGGGTAGGGGACGCTTTACACATTGATGCGAGGCATTTAACAATGACGGAAGCACCTTATGAATACGTTCGAAAAATGCGTGCATCATTTCTTGTCATGGGTCCACTATTGGCACGTGTAGGGAAGGCACGTATTCCATTGCCTGGAGGTTGTGCCATCGGAAGTCGCCCCATCGATCTTCATCTAAAAGGCTTCCAAGCCATGGGAGCCACCATCGACATGGAGAATGGTTGTATTGAAGCAAGGATCAATGGCCGGCTACAAGGTGCAAAGATCTATCTGGATATTGCTAGTGTAGGTGCCACCGAGAATATTATGATGGCGGCCACATTAGCGGAGGGTACCACCATCATTGAGAATGCAGCACAGGAGCCGGAGATTGTGGACTTGGCTAACTTCTTAAACAGCATGGGCGCAAGTATCGTAGGAGCTGGTACTTCGGAGATCCGCATTGAAGGGGTTGCTGAACTTCAGGCAACACGACACTATGTCATCTCTGATCGGATCGAAGTGGGCACCTTTATGGTGGCAGCAGCTATCACCAGAGGGGATGTGACCATCCTCAATGCCATCCCCGATCATTTACGCTCCATCACAGCCAAGCTCCGTGAGATGGGAGTTGGCGTGGAGCAAGGGGAGGATAGCATCCGTGTCTATGCCAAGGATCCGCTGAAGCCTGTGGATGTGAAGACCATGCCCTATCCAGGTTTTCCTACCGACATGCAAGCCCAGATGATGGCCCTACTCTTAACAGTAAACGGTAGCTCGGTGATCAGTGAAACGGTCTTTGAAAACAGGTTTATGCACTGCGAAGAGTTCAAACGGATGAATGCAAAAATAAAGATTGATGGACGCACCGCTTTGGTCGAAGGAGGAGATCATCTTTCTGGAGCTAAGGTGTGCGCCACCGACTTACGCGCAGCTGCAGCCCTGGTCCTCTTGGGGCTGGCCGCAGATGGGGAAACGGAAGTAACGGGCTTGGAGCATCTTGACCGTGGATACGTCCATTTCGTGGAGAAGCTTCAACAACTTGGTGCGGACATCTGTCGCATTCAAGAACGAGAAGTTATTCAGGAGGAAGAAGATGAGCTGCTTTATGCTGCAGCTGCTGGAATCCCTCCCCTCATCCGGCTAGTACATGAATAA
- a CDS encoding DUF1146 family protein codes for MDVANHLTGIGIQGLFSILLTLFFIAISWWLLQGFRVDLFLAEPSSKKSKLLILFLAIIIGHGVGRFFIDYYIWTSQLRFFFS; via the coding sequence GTGGATGTAGCAAATCATCTAACAGGCATAGGGATTCAAGGGTTATTCAGCATCTTGCTTACACTTTTTTTTATTGCTATCAGCTGGTGGCTTTTGCAGGGCTTTCGCGTAGATCTTTTTTTAGCAGAGCCCTCCAGTAAAAAAAGCAAATTGCTAATCCTCTTTTTGGCCATTATCATTGGTCATGGAGTGGGTAGGTTTTTTATTGACTATTATATCTGGACAAGTCAATTACGTTTTTTCTTTAGTTAA
- the nuoN gene encoding NADH-quinone oxidoreductase subunit NuoN, translating into MLTDQLFQYEWSIMAPELTIVIAAFLITLIDLFLRTNRSRRFLGWLALAAVVMAGYFLYQDLGTAPKELFNEMYRLDSFAIAFKFLFLIGTAIMFILSLQAIERREIVYQGEYYTLVLTGLLGAMMMASSADIITLFIAMELLSISSYILVGIRKKNQLSNEAAFKYFVNGGIASAIMLFGFSYLYGLTGTTNLYGMWEHLNIAFDQGYDLLVYLSFILILVGLSFKISVVPFQMWAPDVYQGAFTPVTAFLSVVSKAAGFAMILRIFLVGYLDFTFTEQGQMRSVLYVDLTLLVGMIAAITMIVGNTMAIRQVNVKRMMAYSSIAQAGYLLVPFVAFSQLFFDQLFFYFIAYLFANLGVFTMITLLTKEQGTEDLKAFAGLYHRSPMLAVAMTIFLMSLASIPITAGFFGKFYLLMAALGHELYWLVAIMLATTVVSYFYYFSIVRQMYMRPGETEERVITPIPIAFVLLVTFIVTIGLGLMPNFAIDFIHENFNVFNDLFSIP; encoded by the coding sequence ATGTTAACAGATCAGTTATTTCAATATGAATGGAGTATCATGGCACCCGAACTAACCATTGTGATTGCAGCATTTTTAATCACTTTGATTGACCTTTTTCTCCGTACCAATCGTAGCAGGCGTTTCTTAGGCTGGCTTGCCTTGGCTGCGGTGGTGATGGCAGGTTACTTCCTCTATCAGGATCTTGGCACAGCGCCGAAGGAGCTCTTCAATGAGATGTACCGGTTAGACTCCTTTGCCATCGCCTTTAAGTTTCTCTTCCTGATCGGTACAGCCATCATGTTCATCTTATCCTTACAAGCCATCGAACGACGGGAGATTGTTTATCAGGGAGAATATTACACCCTCGTACTCACAGGCCTTTTGGGAGCCATGATGATGGCCTCATCTGCGGATATCATCACCCTCTTCATTGCCATGGAGCTACTCAGTATCTCCTCCTACATTCTGGTGGGGATTCGGAAGAAGAACCAGCTCTCCAATGAAGCGGCCTTTAAGTACTTTGTAAATGGGGGAATCGCCAGTGCCATCATGCTCTTTGGCTTCTCCTATCTCTATGGCTTAACGGGCACCACCAATCTCTATGGGATGTGGGAGCATTTGAATATCGCCTTTGATCAAGGCTATGATCTCTTGGTTTATCTCAGCTTTATTCTGATTCTCGTAGGGCTCTCCTTCAAGATTTCGGTGGTTCCCTTCCAGATGTGGGCACCAGATGTTTACCAAGGAGCCTTTACACCAGTAACTGCATTCTTATCAGTGGTTTCGAAGGCAGCAGGCTTTGCCATGATTCTCCGGATCTTCCTCGTGGGTTATCTCGACTTTACTTTTACCGAGCAAGGTCAGATGCGGAGTGTGCTCTATGTAGATCTCACCCTCCTCGTGGGAATGATTGCAGCCATCACCATGATCGTAGGGAATACCATGGCGATCCGCCAGGTGAATGTGAAGCGGATGATGGCATATTCCAGTATTGCGCAAGCAGGCTATCTTCTCGTACCCTTTGTGGCATTTAGTCAGCTTTTCTTTGATCAGCTATTCTTTTACTTCATTGCGTACTTGTTTGCCAACTTAGGGGTCTTCACCATGATCACCTTGCTGACCAAGGAGCAGGGGACTGAGGATTTAAAGGCATTTGCCGGTCTCTATCATCGGTCACCGATGTTGGCGGTTGCCATGACCATCTTCCTTATGTCCTTAGCGAGCATACCCATTACCGCAGGCTTCTTTGGGAAGTTCTATCTCTTAATGGCAGCCTTAGGTCATGAGCTCTATTGGTTGGTGGCCATCATGCTTGCCACAACGGTGGTCTCTTACTTTTACTACTTCTCCATCGTGCGGCAGATGTATATGCGGCCTGGTGAGACAGAAGAACGGGTGATCACACCTATTCCCATCGCCTTCGTATTATTGGTTACCTTTATTGTGACCATTGGGCTCGGTTTAATGCCGAACTTTGCCATCGATTTTATCCATGAGAATTTCAACGTATTCAATGATCTCTTTAGCATTCCATAA